GAGCACCTAAGGTTGCATTCTCGGTTGCGTTGCTTTGTTCAGCGTCTGAGCCATCAGAAGGTACGTTGACCTCTGAATCCTTGTCCGATGTGGAGATTTGTCCAATTAACCAGGGAGGAAGCTCGATGTCCCCTTTGAACCCTGCGTCTGAACCATTCCCGACAATCCCACCTACTGGTTGGATTACCGACATCGGCGGCTCTGCCACCAGCGGGATTATCGCAATGTCTGATGTTGTGCAAATTATGAAGTACGAGTGCGGGAtctggaaaagaaagaaaagcaaggaAAAAGACTTCGTTGATCCTTCCATCATGGAAGTTGGCAGAGCACGCTAGTTATCCCTGTCTTTGCAATAGTATAGCTGATTGTTTATTGTCGATTGATGTACGAGTGTCTGCAGAGTGAGGCTTTTTGGCAGCTAAAGCACAGGTTCACTAGGATGAGTCAACGACTTACGGCAGGATTATGTTAAACTAAGTTTGGGGTTACCTAGAGTAGGTGACATGCACGTGAACACTACAAACGTTCAACACCATATAAAAATGACATCGACCTTCAAAATAACGCGAAAAGAAGTGCATGAAGAACCATCGCAGTAAGCTTGTGGAATACTTAGAGGGCATGCTAGAAAAAATTCCTCATTCATATAGGCGAGTTACTTTAGGCCGCAGCAAGTGACGGTTGTTAAAGGGGCtttgcaacacttcttgagcgtCGTCAAAATGAACGAAAAACGCTGTCGATTGGCAGTAGAGGCTTCCAAGAACACCCGAGCCAAATAGTATAGAACGTAACGCGTGGCCTGTCATACGTAATAAATTGTCAGTCAGCtaaacaattgtttttttttcctctcaaggaatgacggaggaagctcaaaaatcactcttaGAAGGCCATCTATTAGCCGTTCTCTGATTTGAACAGGGTGAGTTCAGTCATTACAGGGATCACCGCGAGAGGCCACGACTTCTCCGCGTGATCACAGTGAAAAAGtcacgtattcgaagaaaaaagaaaaacagctcgagcTCACGAGGCGTGCATGATGCATTATTTTTTGCCCATGCCATCTTCTCTGCATAGCTTCCAGTGGTTTTGTCGGAACGAGAGGAGAGAGAATGCGATTTCGCCATGCAAAAAAACTTTGTAACTCTACCCGTACTGAACAGACTCTTCAAAGTTTTGAGGCaatcatgaggcaataagcttctttagtgaattcattccatggttacttcaaCATGTTTCATAGTCCCTTTAAAAGACACCACTAAACCTGACCTGCAATGACTTGGTCGCATCCCACTAACGTACGCAAAGGTGCATCGTGCCAATTTTGGCCTCAAGGCTTCACATTAGCACAATGCGGTTTGCGGTCAATATTTTAGGCGCTTGTTGGCAAAGCTTCTCATTCTCGGGGCATGTCCCTTAGTGTGCATGCTATTTTTCCAGGCGAGCGCTTTTGgcacgctttctttttcttctccaaGAGCTCAATGGCTGCTCAACTCCACACAGCTACTCATTATGAGCACCAGCTCGCAACGTCACTCCAATGTGGGCCCACTGCCAAGACGGTGCCGTGAGAGCTCGCGTCACTAAAGGAAGACGCCAGCGTCGGCAGCAATCGCAAGACAGCACCAGCATTGATCCAGAGGCGGTGGCAGCGCACAAGACTGCCACAGCCAGAGCAATAGGGGCTTGTCGACAAGAGGATCACCAAGTGAGAGCCCACAAAGCAAAAACGACACGCAAGCGGTGGCATGGAAACCACGAATTGGCGCGGGCGGGCGAAGCAATGGTCAAGATCTGAAGGTGGTTGCTACCACAGTTCGGTTGCGCCAATGCTAGCTTGAAGCTTGACTTCCTCGATCGCTCGTTCAGCCGCTGCTGCAAGGTGTGCGACCACTTGTGGTTTGACAAGCTCACCACCATCGCCTTCTGTCTGCAACAACTGGTCATGCGCCACTGCCATCGCCGTGTTGCAACGAGAGTTTCTTCTCGTACAATGCCTGCAGCGGAACGTGCCAATGACGCCGTCTTCGACGTACACCTCAAGCACCGGCTTGTTAAGAATTTGGATTTGAGCTAGTCAGCCGATTTCAAGTTCTCGCTGGTAACCacaatatattttaaatgtttcacgaTGTGGAGCTTGGTATCCTAATCTTTTTTGCGTCTTCAGCCGAAAATAAAACCAAGCACGCTACTGACGCCTTTTATGGCGTAAATTGAGCCTCGCAGCCCACTGCACACGCAATTTCTCATGTATTGTTCGCCCTATATTCAAGCTGAAAGTTTCGGCAACCTTGCACCAACAAAATCTATTGTTACAAACTTGCTCCAACAAATCTATCAGCAAGGAACCCCTGTATGATAACTCCAGGAAAGTGCGCTTCTGTTTAAGACGCGTAGCGGGGTGTTGCGTACACGAGCCCTACAGGCTAAGTACGCGAAAAACTTGGACACCAAATGTCCGCTGTGTAACTGCGCAGAAGAGACCATACATCACGTTGGGCTCAACCGCCCAGGTGCACACCCCAGTGCTCTACACACCAGCGGACAAGTCGCAGAAAACCAAGGAAACTCAACGACTACGGGCAACGCCTCAAACGAAGCTGAAAGCAGGCCCGCAATAGCGTTGGGTTTCCGGAAACCAGATGGGCACTCGCATTGGGAAGTGGTTGCTGCTACAAAAAGGCGTCTGGAGGGATGATGGCAGGCAAGtgctttaaagggccagtaaacagctcTGAGGTCCAAAAAAATTTAGGAAGGaatatatgtgcagtttttctttgcGAACATGCTACCgtaagaattttgcgaatacgtgctataaTAAGTAAGTTACAGAGGTTAAAACATTGATGttagctggtttcaaatttttccGTGGCCTCACTGCCTTTCTCCCTTTCATGAAGGGGAACGCATAGCTCATTGTCATGACTCCGCCCACTTCAGCAACGTGACACCACGTCAGCGATTGACGTTATCGGCAAATTTcatcagtcgcaacgcacttccgcttgctgcgaagCGGGGCTATTTGTTTACCATTTGCCCAGCTATGGGTCACCTTGTACGCATAAGGTGTGAAGTGTCGACCACAAACGATCAAATCCCCGACGTT
The sequence above is drawn from the Rhipicephalus microplus isolate Deutch F79 chromosome 3, USDA_Rmic, whole genome shotgun sequence genome and encodes:
- the LOC119159944 gene encoding uncharacterized protein LOC119159944 isoform X3, which translates into the protein MRFSSGLLWLSAIPFTCAIPLGDFERPVKKIGRRCTPIPHSYFIICTTSDIAIIPLVAEPPMSVIQPVGGIVGNGSDAGFKGDIELPPWLIGQISTSDKDSEVNVPSDGSDAEQSNATENATLGAPSSDAASTVNNSAPQNSGEEKAPSEVSSAAQAASAQAQAL